The Leucobacter rhizosphaerae genome includes a region encoding these proteins:
- a CDS encoding ABC transporter permease — MTAPTTAPGPTAPRTTQIALARSVAQDPGRLTLLARKLGVSGIIAATVLTIFVILAVFAPVIAPYDPDYPDLLSALSGPSPEHILGADALGRDLFSRLIYGARITLLGPTLVILISTVVGTLLALIAAWNRGAVDTAISWVLDVLFAVPGIVFGLIAVAIFGPNLLTVVVGLSIGYIPYVARVVRGAALRERGMPYVQAAWLQGQSGIGISLRQIFPNVQPIVVAQAVSSLGFAVIDLAAVSFLGLGVQPRRPTSASW; from the coding sequence ATGACCGCACCCACGACCGCGCCGGGCCCCACGGCCCCGCGCACGACCCAGATCGCGCTCGCCCGATCGGTGGCGCAGGATCCCGGGCGCCTCACCCTGCTCGCCCGGAAGCTCGGGGTCTCCGGCATCATCGCGGCGACGGTGCTCACGATCTTCGTGATCCTCGCCGTGTTCGCGCCGGTGATCGCGCCCTACGACCCCGACTACCCGGATCTGCTCTCGGCGCTCTCGGGCCCGAGCCCCGAGCACATCCTCGGCGCCGACGCCCTCGGCCGCGACCTGTTCTCGCGGCTCATCTACGGCGCCCGCATCACGCTGCTCGGCCCCACGCTCGTGATCCTGATCTCGACCGTCGTCGGCACCCTGCTCGCGCTCATCGCGGCGTGGAATCGCGGCGCCGTCGACACGGCGATCTCGTGGGTGCTCGACGTGCTGTTCGCGGTGCCCGGCATCGTGTTCGGCCTCATCGCGGTCGCGATCTTCGGCCCGAACCTGCTCACGGTCGTGGTCGGCCTGTCGATCGGCTACATCCCCTACGTGGCGCGGGTGGTGCGCGGCGCCGCGCTTCGCGAGCGCGGCATGCCGTACGTGCAGGCGGCGTGGCTGCAGGGCCAGTCGGGCATCGGGATCAGCCTGCGGCAGATCTTCCCAAACGTGCAGCCCATCGTGGTCGCCCAGGCGGTGTCGTCGCTCGGGTTCGCGGTGATCGACCTCGCCGCCGTCTCCTTCCTCGGGCTCGGCGTGCAGCCCCGACGGCCGACCTCGGCCTCATGGTGA
- a CDS encoding ABC transporter ATP-binding protein yields the protein MSAPLLEITDLHASLVTRYRRLDLLNGVSLTLDRGEALGLVGESGSGKSLTTRAVMRMLAKGFRTEGDIRFEGESVLGMSRERLRRYRATEVGMIFQDPRAHVNPVHTVGDFLTEALVRDRGLPRDEVVRRAVQLLDEVGVRHPERRLRQYPHELSGGLLQRVMIASVLLAEPKLILADEPTTALDVTAQSDVMAILDEQRRARGLSLLFITHDLELANACCDRLAVMYAGEIVEQGAHVYDAPTHPYTVELMGARPSIDERLDRLPVLDYNIEMHDALKARAAG from the coding sequence ATGAGCGCACCGCTGCTCGAGATCACCGACCTGCACGCGAGTCTGGTCACCCGCTACCGCCGCCTGGACCTACTGAACGGGGTGAGCCTCACCCTCGACCGCGGCGAGGCGCTGGGCCTCGTCGGCGAGTCGGGGTCGGGCAAGTCCCTGACCACCCGCGCGGTGATGCGCATGCTCGCGAAGGGCTTCCGCACCGAGGGGGACATCCGGTTCGAGGGCGAATCGGTGCTCGGCATGAGCCGGGAGCGGCTGCGCCGCTACCGCGCGACCGAGGTCGGCATGATCTTCCAGGATCCTCGCGCCCACGTGAACCCGGTGCACACGGTGGGGGACTTCCTCACCGAGGCGCTGGTGCGGGATCGCGGGCTGCCGCGCGACGAGGTCGTCCGTCGCGCCGTGCAACTGCTCGACGAGGTCGGGGTGCGGCACCCGGAGCGGCGCTTGCGGCAGTACCCGCACGAACTCTCCGGCGGGCTGCTGCAGCGGGTGATGATCGCGAGTGTGCTGCTCGCCGAACCGAAGCTGATCCTCGCCGACGAGCCGACGACGGCCCTCGACGTGACGGCGCAGTCCGACGTCATGGCGATCCTCGACGAGCAGCGCCGCGCCCGCGGTCTCTCGCTCCTCTTCATCACCCACGATCTGGAGCTCGCGAACGCGTGCTGCGACCGGCTCGCGGTGATGTACGCGGGCGAGATCGTGGAGCAGGGAGCGCACGTCTACGACGCTCCGACGCACCCCTACACGGTGGAGCTCATGGGCGCTCGCCCGAGCATCGACGAGCGGCTCGACCGCTTGCCGGTGCTCGACTACAACATCGAGATGCACGACGCACTGAAGGCGAGGGCCGCAGGATGA
- a CDS encoding ATP-binding cassette domain-containing protein, with protein MTHAAAGIELRTDAAPQPLIGVRDLRKVFPAPRGVKAEDVLAVDGVSFDLHADECLAIVGESGSGKTTVARMIVGLETVTSGTVTVGGQDRSRAARHLRDRRARAREVQYVFQDPYSSLNGRQRIGDVILSNLRLHAEDRPGRVELQRRAQEVLDAVGLPKRFIDRLPRELSGGQRQRVAIARALAADPAVVVLDEAVAALDVSIQAQILNLLADIKAERRVSYLFISHDLAVVNQISDRMIVMENGQVVDQGDTATLLAHPTHPYTRALRAAVPGPGWKPVRRERLAS; from the coding sequence ATGACGCACGCAGCCGCTGGAATCGAACTCCGCACCGACGCGGCACCGCAGCCGCTCATCGGCGTGCGCGACCTGCGAAAGGTCTTCCCGGCGCCCCGCGGCGTCAAGGCCGAGGACGTGCTCGCGGTCGACGGCGTCTCCTTCGACCTGCACGCCGACGAGTGCCTCGCGATCGTGGGGGAGTCGGGATCGGGCAAGACCACCGTCGCCCGCATGATCGTCGGCCTCGAGACCGTCACGAGCGGCACGGTGACGGTGGGCGGGCAGGATCGCTCGCGGGCCGCACGGCACCTCCGTGACCGCCGCGCGCGGGCACGCGAGGTCCAGTACGTGTTCCAGGACCCGTACTCGTCGCTCAACGGGCGGCAGCGGATCGGCGACGTGATCCTGAGCAATCTGCGGCTCCACGCCGAGGACCGACCGGGCCGGGTCGAGCTGCAGCGGCGTGCGCAGGAGGTGCTCGACGCGGTCGGGCTGCCGAAGCGGTTCATCGACCGGCTGCCCCGAGAGCTGTCGGGCGGGCAGCGGCAGCGGGTCGCCATCGCGCGGGCGCTCGCCGCCGACCCGGCGGTCGTGGTGCTCGACGAGGCCGTCGCGGCGCTCGACGTGTCGATCCAGGCGCAGATCCTGAACCTGCTCGCCGACATCAAGGCCGAGCGCCGGGTGAGTTACCTGTTCATCTCCCACGACCTCGCCGTCGTCAACCAGATCTCCGACCGCATGATCGTGATGGAGAACGGGCAGGTCGTGGATCAGGGAGATACCGCGACCCTGCTCGCCCACCCGACGCATCCGTACACGCGCGCGCTGCGGGCCGCGGTGCCCGGGCCGGGGTGGAAGCCGGTGCGGCGTGAGAGACTCGCGTCGTGA
- a CDS encoding chlorohydrolase family protein: protein MTDASAALPKVGGVAAATGATAAAATAVRASHVLAHDAERGGCVELRDATVLMRGDRIEGIASGAAGDRLAGQAAEVIDLGESLLMPGLIDLEGLTDIDHLLLDSWWSPEHEARLEWSEDYARAPREVLTTAERSTLRRYGLVQLILHGITAAMPISSEVHGAWAETHDDALDTARTASELGIRVFLGPSYRSAVHVTRADGSAGLHWDEARGDEAFAGAVRFLDTARALDDPLVTGVLVPCRIETVSDDLLARTAEVSAARDALVRVHATQGLASERDLLVRDRGATPLGLLGRVGLLNERLILAHGVYLDVHPEVHGEDRGDLAALAAAGATVVHCPLTNARYAFWLERLSQYLDAGVGIALGTDSFPPDLIRAIDTGVQLAKAQQGDLGRGMLAEYVEAATLGGARALRRPDLGRIAPGAAADLVAFSLGDLRMGAIDDPIRTLVLAGTGRDAHFSMVAGRVVMRDGAIPGVDVGALRAEGQRIFEKLRAAYPERDALAGTAGASGSGGAGPVDAGAAADALFPPVFPRG, encoded by the coding sequence GTGACGGATGCGAGTGCAGCGCTGCCGAAGGTCGGGGGAGTCGCGGCCGCGACTGGTGCCACGGCTGCGGCCGCGACAGCGGTCAGGGCCTCCCATGTGCTGGCGCATGACGCAGAGCGAGGCGGATGCGTGGAGCTTCGCGACGCGACGGTGCTTATGCGCGGCGACAGGATCGAGGGAATCGCGAGCGGCGCGGCCGGCGATCGGCTCGCGGGGCAGGCCGCGGAGGTGATCGACCTGGGCGAAAGCCTGCTCATGCCCGGGCTCATCGATCTCGAGGGGCTCACCGACATCGACCACCTGCTGCTCGATTCCTGGTGGAGCCCGGAGCACGAGGCGCGGCTCGAGTGGTCGGAGGACTACGCGCGGGCGCCGCGCGAGGTGCTCACGACGGCGGAGCGAAGCACGCTGCGCCGCTACGGGCTCGTGCAGCTGATCCTGCACGGCATCACCGCGGCGATGCCGATCTCGTCCGAGGTGCACGGCGCGTGGGCCGAGACGCACGATGACGCGCTCGACACGGCGCGCACCGCGAGCGAGCTCGGCATCCGGGTGTTCCTCGGCCCGTCCTACCGCTCGGCGGTGCACGTCACGCGGGCCGACGGCTCGGCGGGACTGCACTGGGACGAGGCGCGGGGCGACGAGGCGTTCGCGGGCGCCGTCCGGTTCCTCGACACCGCCCGGGCGCTCGACGATCCGCTCGTCACCGGCGTGCTCGTGCCGTGCCGCATCGAGACGGTGAGCGACGACCTGCTCGCGCGCACCGCCGAGGTCTCCGCCGCGCGCGACGCACTGGTGCGGGTGCACGCGACCCAGGGGCTCGCCTCGGAGCGCGACCTGCTCGTGAGGGATCGCGGCGCCACTCCGCTCGGGCTGCTCGGGCGGGTGGGCCTGCTGAACGAGCGGCTGATCCTCGCGCACGGGGTCTACCTCGACGTCCACCCCGAGGTGCACGGGGAGGATCGCGGCGATCTCGCTGCGCTCGCCGCCGCCGGAGCGACCGTGGTGCACTGCCCGCTCACGAACGCGCGCTACGCCTTTTGGTTGGAGCGGCTCTCGCAGTACCTCGATGCCGGGGTGGGGATCGCGCTCGGCACGGACTCCTTCCCGCCCGACCTCATCCGCGCGATCGACACGGGGGTGCAGCTGGCCAAGGCGCAGCAGGGCGACCTCGGCCGCGGCATGCTCGCCGAGTACGTCGAGGCTGCAACGCTCGGTGGTGCACGGGCGCTCCGTCGGCCCGACCTCGGCAGGATCGCGCCGGGCGCCGCCGCAGATCTGGTGGCCTTCTCGCTCGGCGACCTCCGCATGGGCGCGATCGACGATCCGATCCGGACCCTCGTGCTCGCCGGCACCGGGCGCGACGCGCACTTCAGCATGGTCGCGGGGCGCGTGGTGATGCGGGATGGGGCGATCCCGGGTGTCGACGTCGGGGCGCTGCGGGCCGAGGGGCAGCGCATCTTCGAGAAGCTGCGTGCCGCCTACCCCGAGCGCGATGCGCTGGCGGGCACCGCGGGTGCGAGTGGATCCGGCGGCGCTGGTCCCGTCGATGCGGGTGCCGCAGCCGACGCGCTCTTCCCGCCGGTGTTCCCGCGGGGCTGA
- a CDS encoding PucR family transcriptional regulator, producing the protein MDLSKSAHLDALDGWEDRDFGLRLGELETHLGSDLIRVVRPDRESDPFIRALDIYDARSGSTGGEGVLLSVVSADAMRPDEFRRALDDAHESGCAGVVVKVEEGSEAAASAIRDILERGLAAVVLAAYVSWREFDALLTRVLGEHAQTLDLAPSTGDKLFALANTVARVYGGSVAIEDHQRGILAHSSVQGQAIDDLRTTGILFRRAGDAPVNERRYRDVLAADGIVRFDRHDPYLPRAAIAIRAGSIPLGTIWALDPDGDRPSEHPLSHEKAQVLTTAATLAADTLLESWRQGSRHGSRREAAFKRMLISANRPGDRELLDPTADEIGIIVLAAVPRGTGAAVRLSEIRSVLARYLAMYVPDMVIIIDGHEIVAWCPATRVETVQEWMTSALSELSEDTLRGLSIGLSDPHPIGHRLMYAVDEAREVAAAVDRANSVVGTVAMVRPQLFISACRRQLDLDDRLVLPEVRELVDRGEESRHLLDTLECWMEESGNVGRTARRLRVHEQTVRYRMRKLRTLLPITDHGPDTLLTVWAQLRALRWE; encoded by the coding sequence ATGGATCTATCGAAAAGCGCACACCTCGATGCGTTGGACGGTTGGGAGGATCGCGACTTCGGGTTGCGCCTCGGGGAGCTCGAAACGCACCTGGGGAGCGATCTGATCCGTGTGGTGCGTCCCGACCGGGAGTCTGATCCCTTCATCCGGGCGCTCGACATCTACGACGCTCGGAGTGGAAGCACCGGGGGTGAGGGTGTGCTCCTCTCTGTCGTCTCGGCCGACGCCATGCGCCCCGACGAATTCCGCCGTGCGCTCGACGACGCCCACGAGAGCGGCTGCGCCGGCGTCGTCGTGAAGGTCGAGGAGGGCAGTGAGGCCGCCGCGAGTGCGATCCGGGACATCCTCGAGCGAGGTCTTGCCGCGGTCGTGCTCGCGGCCTATGTGAGCTGGCGGGAGTTCGACGCGCTCCTCACGCGGGTGCTCGGCGAACACGCGCAAACGCTCGACCTCGCCCCCTCCACCGGAGATAAGCTCTTCGCGCTCGCGAACACGGTCGCGCGGGTCTACGGCGGGTCCGTGGCGATCGAAGACCATCAGCGGGGGATCCTCGCCCACTCCTCCGTGCAGGGCCAGGCGATCGACGACCTCCGGACCACCGGGATCCTGTTCCGCCGCGCCGGGGACGCGCCGGTGAACGAACGGCGGTACCGCGACGTGCTCGCCGCAGATGGCATCGTGCGCTTCGACCGTCACGACCCCTACCTTCCGCGGGCGGCGATCGCCATCCGCGCGGGAAGTATCCCGCTCGGGACCATCTGGGCACTCGACCCGGACGGGGATCGGCCCTCTGAACATCCGCTGTCGCACGAGAAGGCGCAGGTCCTCACGACCGCCGCGACGCTCGCCGCCGACACCCTGCTCGAGTCGTGGCGGCAGGGTTCTCGGCACGGGTCACGGCGCGAAGCGGCGTTCAAGCGGATGCTCATCTCCGCGAACCGGCCCGGGGACCGAGAGCTGCTCGATCCCACCGCCGACGAGATCGGGATCATCGTTCTCGCCGCCGTTCCCCGGGGAACCGGTGCCGCGGTGCGCCTGTCGGAGATACGCTCGGTGCTGGCGAGGTACCTCGCGATGTACGTCCCGGACATGGTGATCATCATCGACGGGCATGAGATCGTCGCCTGGTGCCCGGCGACGCGAGTCGAGACCGTGCAGGAGTGGATGACGTCGGCCCTCTCGGAACTCTCCGAGGACACGCTGCGCGGGCTGTCGATCGGGCTCAGCGATCCGCACCCGATCGGTCACCGCTTGATGTACGCCGTCGACGAGGCACGGGAGGTGGCTGCCGCCGTGGACCGTGCGAACTCGGTCGTCGGCACCGTCGCGATGGTGCGACCGCAGCTCTTCATCTCGGCCTGCCGACGGCAGCTCGATCTGGATGACCGTCTCGTGCTCCCCGAGGTTCGCGAACTCGTCGACCGGGGAGAGGAGAGCCGGCACCTGCTCGACACGCTCGAGTGCTGGATGGAGGAATCCGGCAACGTGGGACGCACCGCACGCCGGCTTCGCGTGCACGAGCAGACGGTGCGCTACCGCATGCGCAAACTCAGAACCCTCCTCCCGATCACCGATCACGGCCCCGACACTCTCCTGACCGTCTGGGCCCAGCTGCGCGCGCTGCGCTGGGAATGA
- the lysA gene encoding diaminopimelate decarboxylase: MPRSRPLPPSLERVFPRTSGIGPDGELTIGECSIPELVQRFGTPLYAFDERGLRETMREYREGLSARWPNSRVCFASKSLPCLAAYALAQEEGLSVDVAGEGELRLALAAGVDPERLVLHGNAKSRQEIDLALRVGVGLIVVDNLHDIALLSELATGTQDVLIRVIPEIDAQTNPAIATGGRTSKFGLPIDQAMALIDQLQDHPAIRVRGVHLHIGSQILETEPFAAAVRVLGELGEFETYNIGGGLGVNYSEDDAAPTIDAYLDAVTEAARQAIPAAAELIIEPGRSLVARSGVTVYRVRNVKQSNDLFVAVDGGMSDQLNIALTDDRFTAVMAERVELRPDTTAQLVGRQCESGDLLVDRARLHAPRAGDIVALGATGAYGFTFVNNYNGALHPPVIFCADGESREAVRRQTYEEFIAPHDRTGLPAHPHTFH, translated from the coding sequence GTGCCACGCTCGCGTCCGCTGCCCCCGTCGTTGGAGAGAGTCTTCCCCCGTACCAGCGGCATCGGCCCGGACGGAGAGCTCACCATCGGAGAGTGCTCGATCCCCGAGCTCGTTCAGAGGTTCGGTACCCCGCTCTACGCTTTCGACGAGCGGGGCCTGCGCGAGACGATGCGGGAGTATCGGGAGGGCCTCTCGGCACGGTGGCCGAACTCGCGGGTGTGCTTCGCCTCGAAGTCCCTTCCTTGCCTGGCCGCCTACGCGCTCGCGCAGGAGGAGGGTCTGTCGGTCGATGTCGCAGGCGAGGGCGAGTTGCGGCTCGCTCTGGCAGCGGGCGTGGACCCCGAGCGTCTGGTGCTGCACGGGAACGCGAAGAGTCGGCAGGAGATCGACCTCGCGCTGCGCGTCGGCGTCGGGCTCATCGTGGTCGACAACCTCCACGACATCGCGCTCCTGTCCGAGCTCGCGACCGGAACGCAGGACGTGCTCATCCGCGTCATTCCCGAGATCGACGCCCAGACCAACCCGGCGATCGCCACCGGTGGTCGCACCTCGAAGTTCGGCCTTCCGATCGATCAGGCGATGGCGCTGATCGATCAGTTGCAGGATCACCCGGCGATCCGGGTCCGCGGCGTGCACCTGCACATCGGCTCGCAGATCCTCGAGACCGAACCGTTCGCGGCTGCGGTGCGGGTGCTGGGTGAGCTCGGTGAGTTCGAGACGTACAACATCGGCGGCGGTCTCGGAGTGAACTACTCGGAGGACGACGCGGCCCCGACGATCGACGCGTATCTCGATGCGGTCACCGAGGCGGCGCGGCAGGCGATCCCCGCCGCTGCCGAGCTGATCATCGAGCCGGGTCGTTCGCTGGTGGCCCGGAGCGGGGTCACGGTGTACCGCGTGCGGAACGTGAAGCAGTCGAACGACCTCTTCGTGGCCGTCGACGGGGGAATGTCCGACCAGCTCAACATCGCACTCACCGACGATCGCTTCACCGCGGTGATGGCCGAGCGCGTGGAGCTGCGTCCGGACACCACCGCGCAGCTGGTCGGGCGCCAGTGCGAGTCCGGCGACTTGCTGGTCGACCGGGCGAGGCTCCACGCCCCTCGAGCCGGCGACATCGTCGCACTCGGGGCGACGGGGGCGTACGGCTTCACCTTCGTCAACAACTACAACGGGGCGCTCCACCCACCCGTCATCTTCTGCGCCGACGGCGAGTCGAGAGAGGCCGTGCGGCGTCAGACTTACGAGGAGTTCATCGCACCGCATGACCGCACGGGGCTCCCCGCCCACCCGCATACCTTCCACTGA
- a CDS encoding ABC transporter substrate-binding protein: MQKKNRITGLLAIAAVSALALSGCSGGGAESDDAAGASTQGLPLAVTTEFTTDVSDDAAAMLPADVTDRGVIRIAMGVPYPPFVEVNENDELIGLDVDLATALSQKLDIPIEVNHQPFESVIPSLQSDRHDLIMMGMNDSQERQQTLNFVEEIRAGFGIVVAKGNPEGITTLTDLCGLSASTQKSTLQAELLAELSEECIANGEEGIDVQALPVAQDSQTALRAGRAQAYIVDAPVAAYTVATAGDGEHFEMIADPENPQGFNPVFTGIGLLKDRTELTDALQAAMQELMDEGVYQAILDQYGMGALALDEARVNAATE, encoded by the coding sequence ATGCAGAAGAAGAATCGAATCACCGGGCTCCTCGCGATTGCGGCGGTCAGCGCGCTGGCGCTGAGCGGTTGCAGTGGCGGCGGCGCCGAATCCGACGATGCGGCAGGCGCCTCGACGCAGGGACTTCCACTCGCCGTCACCACCGAATTCACGACCGACGTCAGCGACGACGCAGCGGCGATGCTTCCGGCCGACGTGACCGACCGAGGCGTGATCCGCATCGCGATGGGCGTCCCGTACCCGCCCTTCGTGGAGGTCAACGAGAACGATGAACTCATCGGCCTCGACGTCGACCTCGCGACCGCGCTGAGCCAGAAACTCGACATCCCCATCGAGGTCAACCATCAACCCTTCGAGTCCGTGATCCCGTCGCTGCAGTCCGACCGTCACGACCTCATCATGATGGGCATGAACGATTCCCAGGAGCGACAGCAGACGCTCAACTTCGTCGAGGAGATCCGAGCCGGGTTCGGGATCGTGGTTGCCAAGGGCAACCCCGAGGGCATCACGACCCTCACGGATCTCTGCGGGCTCAGCGCGTCGACGCAGAAGTCCACGCTGCAGGCCGAGCTGCTCGCCGAGCTCTCGGAGGAGTGCATCGCGAACGGCGAGGAGGGGATCGACGTGCAGGCCCTTCCTGTCGCACAGGACTCCCAGACGGCGTTGCGCGCCGGGCGGGCGCAGGCGTACATCGTGGACGCGCCGGTCGCCGCGTACACGGTCGCGACTGCCGGAGACGGTGAGCACTTCGAGATGATCGCGGACCCGGAGAATCCCCAGGGCTTCAACCCGGTCTTCACCGGGATCGGCCTGCTGAAGGATCGCACCGAACTCACCGACGCCCTGCAGGCGGCCATGCAGGAGCTCATGGACGAGGGCGTGTACCAGGCGATCCTGGATCAGTACGGCATGGGCGCCCTGGCGTTGGACGAGGCCCGCGTGAACGCGGCGACGGAGTAG
- a CDS encoding amino acid ABC transporter permease, whose product MGAAVIIVLLIAFAQAIATNENIDFATIGEYLFNPRILSGVQLTLLITVIAMSCAAILAVIVAAMRMSGNPVMVAVAAVYVWAFRGTPLLVQIVIWGYFGLIFDKLTLGIPFTDIVFVQADTNTLITAMVAGIIALTLNEAAYSSEIVRSGMLSVDEGQREAAASLGMSPAYCFMRVLLPQAMRVIIPPMGNQLISMIKNTSLLSLIAVLELYTQATQISAQNLRQVELLIVVSIWYLAIVSVLSIPQHYLERYFGRGSTKNQPQTLMQRAREVTGSIQVQREHKRKRKAQNHV is encoded by the coding sequence GTGGGTGCAGCGGTCATCATCGTGCTCCTCATCGCCTTCGCGCAAGCGATCGCGACGAACGAGAACATCGACTTCGCCACCATCGGCGAGTACCTCTTCAACCCGCGGATCCTGTCGGGGGTGCAGCTCACGCTGCTGATCACGGTGATCGCCATGTCGTGCGCGGCGATTCTCGCGGTCATCGTCGCGGCGATGCGCATGTCGGGAAACCCCGTGATGGTGGCGGTCGCGGCCGTCTACGTCTGGGCGTTCCGCGGGACCCCGCTTCTGGTTCAGATCGTGATCTGGGGATACTTCGGCCTGATCTTCGACAAGCTGACCCTCGGGATCCCGTTCACCGACATCGTCTTCGTCCAGGCGGACACGAACACGCTGATCACGGCGATGGTCGCGGGCATCATCGCGCTGACGCTGAACGAGGCGGCCTATTCCTCGGAGATCGTCCGGTCGGGCATGCTGTCCGTCGACGAGGGACAGCGCGAGGCGGCGGCGTCGCTCGGCATGAGCCCGGCGTACTGCTTCATGCGCGTCCTGCTGCCGCAGGCGATGCGGGTGATCATCCCGCCGATGGGCAATCAGCTCATCTCGATGATCAAGAACACCTCCCTGCTCTCCCTCATCGCGGTGCTCGAGCTCTACACCCAGGCCACGCAGATCTCCGCGCAGAACCTGCGGCAGGTCGAGCTGCTCATCGTGGTGAGTATCTGGTACCTCGCGATCGTGTCGGTGCTGTCGATCCCGCAGCACTACCTCGAGCGATACTTCGGGCGCGGCAGCACGAAGAACCAACCCCAAACGCTGATGCAGAGGGCCAGGGAGGTCACCGGCTCCATCCAGGTGCAGCGTGAGCACAAGCGCAAGCGAAAGGCCCAGAATCATGTCTAA